A single Ignavibacteriales bacterium DNA region contains:
- the hslV gene encoding ATP-dependent protease subunit HslV: MEQIKATTIIGVVHNGQAALGGDGQVTLGNTVMKHNAMKIRKLAGGKVLCGFAGAAADAFTLMERFEDKLQQYKGNVNRAAVELAKDWRTDKYLRRLEAMLAVVAENKALIVSGNGDVIEPDDGIVAIGSGGMYALAAAKMLKQYSQLSAPEICREALKTAADICIYTNDKINVESIETKETA, from the coding sequence ATGGAACAGATTAAAGCCACTACCATCATAGGTGTTGTCCATAACGGACAGGCAGCACTCGGAGGAGACGGACAGGTCACTCTCGGCAATACCGTCATGAAGCATAATGCCATGAAAATCAGGAAACTGGCCGGCGGAAAAGTCCTTTGCGGATTTGCCGGTGCGGCTGCTGATGCTTTCACCCTTATGGAGCGTTTTGAAGATAAACTTCAGCAGTATAAAGGAAATGTTAACCGGGCAGCAGTTGAACTGGCCAAGGACTGGCGCACCGATAAATATCTCCGCCGTCTTGAAGCAATGCTTGCCGTAGTAGCTGAAAATAAAGCGCTGATCGTTTCAGGCAACGGAGATGTGATTGAGCCGGATGACGGAATAGTTGCAATCGGCTCCGGCGGTATGTATGCACTGGCCGCAGCCAAAATGCTGAAGCAGTACAGCCAGCTCAGCGCTCCGGAAATCTGCCGTGAAGCATTAAAAACCGCGGCTGATATCTGTATATATACAAACGATAAAATTAATGTCGAATCTATTGAAACTAAAGAAACAGCATGA